In a single window of the Acyrthosiphon pisum isolate AL4f chromosome X, pea_aphid_22Mar2018_4r6ur, whole genome shotgun sequence genome:
- the LOC100571721 gene encoding factor VIII intron 22 protein: MASFNNPEEIIYHYKIILNKTKKKLFRKLNTLEPSDQFAKLANFCQKNDKHDYAALCWQAVAKCEESMGHDCEQALAHQKAARQFFSEFKKTESSGLISPYNENLQAGLSEMRHAEDSWQGNSFENILKTSIRLETAETLVCLGKLDDAAFIGSSMIDVPHESHTLKLAILEQITSIQILSEDYEGALLTFTEIANTISCINNETIGIYNDILFRCEISRVFLLLILKPTRQKMPSDLASVLEKYMWINGNFDSPVPYISDIMFRLLRSLVKAYQLGETTCLGTIESDFTPHLTSEQRHLLAVLINTLT, from the exons ATGGCCAGTTTTAATAATCCCGAAGAGATTATTTACCATTATAagataatactaaataaaacaaaaaa aaaattatttagaaagtTAAATACACTGGAGCCTAGTGACCAATTCG CTAAACTAGCAAATTTTTGTCAAAAGAATGATAAACATGATTATGCTGCATTATGCTGGCAAGCTGTGGCTAAATGTGAAGAGTCGATGGGTCACGACTGTGAACAAGCTCTTGCTCATCAGAAAGCAGCCCGCCagtttttttcagaatttaagAAGACTGAATCATCTGGTTTAATATCTCCTTATAATGAAAATTTACAA gCTGGGCTAAGTGAAATGCGACATGCCGAGGACAGTTGGCAAGGGAActcgtttgaaaatattttgaaaacttcgaTTCGTCTTGAAACAGCTGAAACTCTTGTATGTTTAGGTAAATTAGATGATGCGGCTTTTATTGGAAGTAGTATGATTGATGTGCCACATGAAAGTCATACACTTAAATTGGCTATTCTTGAACAAATAACTTCCATTCAAATTCTttctg AAGATTATGAAGGCGCACTTTTAACATTCACAGAAATCGCAAATACTATTTCTTGCATAAACAATGAAACCATTggcatttataatgatattttattcag atgcGAAATATCACGAGTATTCTTACTGCTTATACTGAAACCCACTCGCCAAAAAATGCCAAGTGATTTAGCTTCAGTATTGGAGAAATACATGTGGATTAATGGAAATTTTGATTCTCCGG ttccTTATATATCAGACATAATGTTCCGTCTTCTTCGTTCTTTGGTTAAAGCATATCAACTTGGTGAAACTACTTGTTTAGGTACAATTGAATCTGATTTTACTCCTCATTTAACATCAGAACAAAGACATTTATTAGCTGTATTAATCAATACACTGACATAG
- the LOC103308155 gene encoding uncharacterized protein LOC103308155 has product MYSDLLKFNNWLKEYESNNKCEYVLQTGKKKSKDGHRSYYECGRTGVHKEIDSFKRSIKSQGKSELQHISLPITKKHEIAAKLSQGVTMERILDDFRGNIGSNLKREDLITRADLHNIKQKYNITMQDGQLHKNDATSVDIWVEQMKQEGENNPVIYYKKQGEVDVNNILDLKDFCIILMDPSQMHMLKQFGNGKIVCIDGTHGLNAYDFELVTLLVVDDFGSGFPCCFMFTNLKDTKIYTVMFSTIKDKVGIINPDTFMTDIVETFYSAWENTMGSVPHRLLCSWHVDRAWRQNICKITGPTRKEKQGTIYKSLKVLQSMCDENEFNNALKEFNQELMNDPDTKDFGIYFDRMYGNRDSINNWSVESEYTPSQFY; this is encoded by the exons ATGTATAGTGatttattga AATTTAACAACTGGTTAAAAGAATATGAATCAAACAACAAATGTGAGTATGTTCTTCAAACGGggaaaaaaaagtcaaaagatGGTCATAGAAGTTATTATGAGTGTGGTCGAACAGGAGTTCATAAAGAAATTGATAGTTTTAAAAGATCAATAAAATCACAaggaa AAAGTGAACTTCAACATATCAGTTTACCAATTACAAAAAAGCATGAAATAGCGGCTAAATTATCACAAGGGGTGACGATGGAAAGAATATTGGATGATTTTAGAGGCAATATAGGGAGTAATTTAAAAAGAGAAGATCTAATTACACGAGCCGATTTGCACAATATCAAACAAAAGTACAATATCACCATGCAGGATGGTCAATTACACAAAAATGATGCCACAAGTGTTGATATTTGGGTAGAACAGATGAAACAAGAAGGGGAAAATAATCcagtaatatattacaaaaaacaag gtgAAGTAGATGTAAACAACATATTGGACTTAAAAGActtctgtattatattaatggaCCCAAGTCAGATGCATATGTTAAAACAATTTGGAAATGGAAAAATAGTATGTATTGATGGTACACATGGTCTTAATGCTTATGATTTTGAATTGGTTACATTATTAGTGGTTGATGATTTTGGTTCTGGATTTCCATGTTGTTTCATGTTCACAAATTTAAAGGACACAAAAATCTACACAGTTATGTTTTCAACTATAAAagataaagtaggtataattaatcCAGATACTTTTATGACTGATATAGTTGAGACGTTTTATTCGGCTTGGGAAAATACAATGGGCTCAGTTCCCCATCGTTTATTATGTTCATGGCATGTAGATAGAGCTTGGAGACAAAACATTTGCAAAATAACTGGACCGACACGCAAGGAAAAACAAGGGACTATATATAAATCACTAAAAGTTCTTCAGTCAATGTGTGATGAAAATGAATTCAATAATGCTTTAAAAGAATTTAACCAGGAGCTAATGAATGATCCAGACACTAAAGActttggtatatattttgatcGCATGTATGGAAATAGA GATAGTATTAATAACTGGAGTGTTGAAAGTGAATATACACCGAGccagttttattaa